AGCGACAGATTGTTTAAGTGATATTTCTAGATCGATATCTGATAAGTGTTTATAGGTCATGTGTTTCTCCTTTGAATAACGAAGAACATAACATATGTTTTTAGAATTCAATTTTTAACGATTTTAAAAATAGAAAATACAATTAGTAAAATGGATTTATGCATTCTTATTCGTCTCTCATTATAACGGCTGAATAAAAATATAAAAACTAAAGGAAAGAAAAAATAAATTCAACTCAAGCCTCCTAATCAATCAAGAAACTCGTCAAGAAATTTGTAAATAAATTCAAAAATATTTTTAAATAACGCAATTGCAACACATAAAGGTGCAGGGCACTTTTTGGGTTTTGACGCAATGACAGTGCGAAAAACTAGGGGGTACCTTTTGTAGTGCAAGCTGGGACTATGGGGTGCAAGAAAAAGTTTTGGAGTGCTTCGGAACTTCCATATCGATGTAGTGGCGGACCGATGTAATGAATTTTTTTGCGTTTGTGGGCTTTTGAATGCAGCCAATGGCTTTGCTTTCGGGTACAGACTTCAGTGAAGTGAGGAATACAACTGGAACATTTTTACTAACGTAAGGTTGATTTTTTTCCAGCTGAATTAGAAATTCAATTCCATCCATACCATCCATTTGCATATCTAACAGAATGAGATCGGGACTACTAATGTGTGATAAAAGTGTTAGTGCTTCAGCTCCACTTTCTGCTGTGAGAACCTCGTAGTGTTCTAATTCCAGCAAAGTTTTATGAAATTCAAGAATAGACCTGCAATCATCAATCAAAACTATAGACTGCTTGCGCAGATTAGGACTTGGCGAAAAAAATGGTCTGAGTGGCAATGCGGATAAATTTTCCATGTGATACCTGCTTCAATTATAACCCCTAAGTGACCAATCATATTGGATATAGGCATAACATGCCTCGCATGCATCAATGTCCAATGAATTGATATAGCGTTAAGATCATAATCCATCAAATCATCGGCGCAGCATCTGTCACAATTTTTGTTTAAATTTACCGTTAGAAAATGTGTTTATTACAGTCTTAGCTTGATGGATTTCTTTTTGAAGAAAATAAAAATGTATTAAAATGAGATTCCCTAATTTTAGAAAGTGTAGATGGTGATGACAGCTGTAAAGCGAATCGCAGCCTTCTAAAGCCTATTGTAGTTAGCTTGGCCCCTAGATTGCTTTATATGTTAGTGGGGGAATGTTTGAAAAATAAATTGATATATACATTTTTAGCTCTGCTATTTTTAGTTTTAAACTCTGCCTGTTCAGAGATTAAGCTTCAGTCTCCTGAGCCCGCTGTTAAAAATGTGAGAATTAAGGTAGCTAGCTACTGTCCAGAAGATGGACGCAGTCTTGTGAATGTTTTCTCTTTAAATCTTTCAAGTCAAACTGCTGCGGATAGAATTCTTTTAGATACGGATAGAGATGGCTTGGCTGATACCTTCGAGCAAACTGTATCAATACGAGATGAATACAATCTCTCTTATATATCTGCGGATGCGAATGGTGATGGTTACACAGATTTATTCAGTTATCAAATCGGTTATGATGTTGAAAACCAGCAAGCGTTAGCGGTTTGTGATGAACCAGATCTTGATACGGATAGAGATCTTCTCAAAGATTGCGAGGAAGCCATCGTGGGAACAGACTTCAGAGATCCAGATACAGATAAAGATGGAATTCCTGATGGTATTGAATTTCGATACAACTTGAACGCACTGGATGTTTTGGATTCAGGCCTTGATCACGATGGTGATGGAATGAACAATCTAGAAGAAGTTATGGCGAACAGCTTGATCTTTACCGATCATCGTACTCAGATATTAAAACACAAAGTGAATTACAGTGTTCAAGCTTTTCTCAATGAAGAGAACAAGCAGTGTTACGAGGTTCTCGTGAGTGATATTCCTCTCGTAGATGTGTCGAATGGAAATAAAATTCAATTGTATTTCTTAGAAACGGAAAACGTTCAAGGACAAGAACAAGTTTCATATTTAAGAGACGTTACGGTAATTTCGTCTCGAGGTTTCAGCTCAGGTCATTTGATTCAAGTTCCAGATGTACAAAATCAAACCATCATCGAAGAATTGAATTGATCTCTTTTGTCAGATCGTAAGATTCAATTTCAAATCAACCCAATTCATTAAATAAATCAGCATAACGAAATCCATTTAAGTTCTCTGTGTTCCAAAATGAGATTTCTAATTTTAGATCTAATTTTAATCCTAACTTTCCAAAATGTAGATAGTGACGACAGCTGTCCAACAATCTACGTCCTGTTAAATCCTATTGCAACTGACCAGGCATAAGCCTTGCTCTATAGAGGGTACGGGGATTTAACGCTTTAGGAATATGTAGACAAGGGGAATGGGCGATGAGAAACACAATTAAAATTCCAGCTAAAATTTCAGCATTAGTTGTAGCATTGTTGCTTCAAGTTGCATGTAGCGACATCAAATTATCTCCTCACCAAGCTGTAAACTACAGTACGAGTGCTTCGGGTATCAACTTCTGTACGACTCCTGCCAACACAATCAAATCTAATCTTAAGTTTATTTTCATCGTTGATAGATCTGGTTCTAATCAATTGAGATATGACACAACAAATCCTTCTATTACTTTTCCAGGCACGGATCCTACGGGTTCAAGAAGATTTGATGCGCTATTAAGATTCGTAGAAGGCTTCCAAAACGACGAATACATTCACTGGTCCATGATCAACTTCAATAGTGAGGCCAACGTTGCGCGTAGATTCACAAATGATAAAGATGCTTTCTACGATTTCGTTACCGATCAAAGAGACAGAACGGCTCAAATTGACTCAGGTTCTACAAACTATTTATCAGCTCTTGAGCATTTACAAAACATGATCGAACAAGATATCGCAGCTGCAAAAGAAGAGGAAGAGATCATCAGTTCTAATTATGTAGTGTTCTTCATCTCTGATGGTGAACCGATTGTTCAACAAGTTCTTCAAGACGCGGAAGAGATCTTGGGTCGTATCGAAACTGTAACTTCGTTTGAAGAAGAAGAAAAAGTATTCGTCGAAGGCATTCAAATCAATACGGCCTACTATTATGAAGATCCAGTTTCTGTAGGAGCAAGAGACCTATTGAACAATATGTCAATGACAGGTAACGGAGACTTCTTGGAGTTCGCTTCGGGCCAAGAAATCGACTTCTCAAGATTTGCAATACCAATTAGAATTTCAAGATTTGCCTTAAAAGAAATTTGGATCACAAATCCGAATACAATCTGGGAAGGCAATAGGCTGACGGCAGATTCTGATGCCGATGGTTTGTCGGACCTTAAAGAAGGAACATTGGGTTCAGACCGTATGGCTTATGATTCCGATGGTAACGGTGTTGGTGATGGTGTCGAATATAGAATTTCAGGCGATATCAGGCCTTGTTTGGGTGTCAATTGCTCTAGAGCAGGTGCTGATCCATTCACAACTTGTAGATCGTTAGCTACAGCTACTAACGTTTATCCTGATACAGATAAAGACTTCTTAAATGATTGTGAAGAAAAGCTTTTGGGTTCTGATAGAAGAGATCCAGACTCAAATCGTGACTACGTTCCAGATTGGATTGCGTTTGTAAATCAAATCCAATTGATTCAAGGAACTAGCGATCTTTTTACCGATCCGGATCAGGATGCTTTAACGAACTATCAAGAATTAAAGAGAAACTCACCACTCAGAGTTCATAACAGTCTGGTGGCAAACTTAGAATCACTTTCTTACTCAGGAAAAATGATTTCTACAGACCAAGTTCAAGATTGTTTCACTTACAGCATTCAAAAAATGCCAGTTCATTCGAACAACGACAAGGTCAGAGTGTTCTTGTTTGAGAATACAAAAAGTATCGATGAAAAAATAGTATTTAGAGTTGCGGAAAAACAAATTACTCCTTATGGGAACGTGAGCATACAAGAAGGGGAATTTAGATAAGAGTAAAGTGAGTTTCGAAGGGGAGACTCAAACGAGATTTTAGGGGGGAATATGAAATCTCAAAAAATATCAAAGCTATTATTCTGTCTAGCGCTGAGCTCGTTGCACTTGTTGTTATTAAGTGCTTGCGGAGAAGGTGCAAAGACATTGTCTAATGCCTCGGGCCTGGGTGCAGAAGACATCGACGATGGAATTGTGAACCAAGCGGCAAAGATCAATTGTGATCTTTATTTAAATGCCAACACCACTCCTTATAGAAAGCTCAGCACCATCAGCGGAGCAGACACGTTCACGGAAAATGCTAAAGAAACAAATTCAGTAAGATTTGATTGTAGCGGCACCCAAGATGAAGATTTAGTGGAGAGCTTACAATTTGCAATCGACACAGATTACCAACCTTCTGCTCCAAATTTCGTAGCAGTTGCTAGTGAAAGCTTTAGCTTGGACAATCTTCGAGTGGGCCGCCACCCTATGGCTCTTAAGGTTACAGACTCTCAAGGCAAAGAAAGAGTTAAGACTTTTACAACGGTAGTAGAATGTTTAGATGCTGAAACTCCCGTATTGAATACAGCGGGCGTTTCCATCACGGCAGGAAGTAAATTGAACTACTTTACTTACGCAATCAACCCAGCGTCAGTGTCTGGCGGTGAAGATTTCCAATTTGCATGGGACTTCAATGGTGATTACGTTATCGATCCCGTGAGCCTTGATAATCCAAACGAGATTTGGACTTCGAGTTCATCACTGAGTGATATTTATTCAATCTTTGTCACAGAAGGTGCTGAGAGCAGACAAATTTCTTTGAGAGTAAAAAACAATTGTGAAAAAGAAAGTTCTTATACGATTGAAGCGCAATTCCCAAGCTTCAACATCGCAAGAACGCCAGTGGCTTTGGCTGTAGAAAGAGGATACTTTTACTTACAAGCGGATGTTTCAGCAGTAAGTGCAGCTACTAATGATATTGAAGATCAAAGAAAAAATGGTGATGTGTTGATTACTCAGTATC
The nucleotide sequence above comes from Bdellovibrionota bacterium. Encoded proteins:
- a CDS encoding response regulator — protein: MENLSALPLRPFFSPSPNLRKQSIVLIDDCRSILEFHKTLLELEHYEVLTAESGAEALTLLSHISSPDLILLDMQMDGMDGIEFLIQLEKNQPYVSKNVPVVFLTSLKSVPESKAIGCIQKPTNAKKFITSVRHYIDMEVPKHSKTFSCTP
- a CDS encoding VWA domain-containing protein; amino-acid sequence: MRNTIKIPAKISALVVALLLQVACSDIKLSPHQAVNYSTSASGINFCTTPANTIKSNLKFIFIVDRSGSNQLRYDTTNPSITFPGTDPTGSRRFDALLRFVEGFQNDEYIHWSMINFNSEANVARRFTNDKDAFYDFVTDQRDRTAQIDSGSTNYLSALEHLQNMIEQDIAAAKEEEEIISSNYVVFFISDGEPIVQQVLQDAEEILGRIETVTSFEEEEKVFVEGIQINTAYYYEDPVSVGARDLLNNMSMTGNGDFLEFASGQEIDFSRFAIPIRISRFALKEIWITNPNTIWEGNRLTADSDADGLSDLKEGTLGSDRMAYDSDGNGVGDGVEYRISGDIRPCLGVNCSRAGADPFTTCRSLATATNVYPDTDKDFLNDCEEKLLGSDRRDPDSNRDYVPDWIAFVNQIQLIQGTSDLFTDPDQDALTNYQELKRNSPLRVHNSLVANLESLSYSGKMISTDQVQDCFTYSIQKMPVHSNNDKVRVFLFENTKSIDEKIVFRVAEKQITPYGNVSIQEGEFR